CTCGACGCCTCCTCGGTGGCCTGGGTGGGGTCGGACGGGGCGAGCTCGCGCGCGTGTTCGAGGTGGCGTTCGGCCTCCTGCAGGCGGGTGCGCGCCTCACGGCCGACCCCGCGCCGGCGTCCCGCGATGTAGCTCTCGGCGCGCCGGTAGGCGTCGTCGGCGACGCGGATGGCGGCAGCCGCCGCCTCGCGCTCGCGGGCGTAGCGCTCCTCGGCCTCGCGGACGTCGGCGAGGACGGCGCTCGCCTTGCTGTGAGCCTTGCGGACGAGCTGGTGGGCGAGGACCGCGTCGCGACGCTGCTCGGTGCGCGCCTGGTCGAGCAGGGCCTGCGCCTCGGCGACGGCGGGTGACACCCCGGCGGCGGAGCGGTCGGCGGCGGTGCGTGCCTCGTCGGTGAGGGCGGTCGCCGTGCGCAGGTCGAGCTCGAAGTCGCGTTCGGCGTCGGCGAGGGCGGCGGCGAGGCGCTCGACCGCTTCGACGAGCCCCTCGGAGGCGGCCAGCCCGGCCTCGGCGTCGTGCGCGGCGTCCGCGGCGCGCCGCCGGTCCCCCGCCTCGCCGGCTGCGCGCCCCTCTTCGACGAGCGCGCGGATGCCCTCGAGCGCCTTGCCGACCTCCACGAGGTTGCCCTGGACGGCCTCGGCGCTGATAGGGGCGGCGTCCTCGACCTGCGCGAGGAGGGGCTCAGCCGCTCGGCGGCGCCGCTCGACCTGGTCGATACGCTCGGGCAGCGCGGCGAGGACTTCGGGCGCGCGCCGCTCGAGATCACGGATCGCGTCGAGCTTCGCGTGCGCCTCGCCGAGGACGGCGTCGATGCGCTTCGTGCGGTCGATGATCTCGGTGAGCATCGCCTCGCGCTCGTCCGGTGACTCGGGGATGTGGTCGTCGAGGCGCTGGCGGACCGCGAACGCCGCGTGCAGCTCGCGGCGCGCCTCGTCGATGGCCTGGACGAATGGCCCGAGGTCGTCGGGGCGCAGCTCCGCCTCGGCGAAGCCAAGCTCGGTGACGGCCTCGCGCACGGCCTCGTCCGTCCCGACGAGCAGGGTGTTCGCCTCCCGCGCGAGCGCGCCGGTGCGCCGGTCCCGCTCCTCGCGGCTGCGTTTGGCGCCCATGCGCGCGCGCACCCGGTCGACCACCGCGGTGGCGGCGAGGCCGGCGAACATCAGCAGTATCAGGAAGCCGCCGAGCCCGAGCCCCCCGCCCGGCCGCGGCGGGACGGGCGGGCGGTCGGGAACGGCCTCGCCCGCCTGCGCGGCGGCGAGCGCCTCGGCCGCGGCGACGGGCGCGCCGGCGAAGTCGCCGGTGGCCAGGCGGGGCTCGACCACCTCCACGGAGATGCGGTCGATGTCGGCCTGGCTGATCGCGGTCAGTGCGTCGGCGACCCAAAGCGCGTACGCCCGGTCGTCGAGGGCGACGACGAGCAGCGCATCGTCCCCGCCGAGGTTGTTCGCCTGCGCGGTCTCGTCGGCGAACCGCATCACCGGCACGCCGCCGGTCGTGTCGGTGTACCAGACCAAGA
This Egibacteraceae bacterium DNA region includes the following protein-coding sequences:
- a CDS encoding TPM domain-containing protein, whose protein sequence is MVTPRPTLPAFAVAWAACAVFLLTAGPAAAQAARLADAVTDDVGVLDGAAEDVARELGVIRSRSGVQLLVWYTDTTGGVPVMRFADETAQANNLGGDDALLVVALDDRAYALWVADALTAISQADIDRISVEVVEPRLATGDFAGAPVAAAEALAAAQAGEAVPDRPPVPPRPGGGLGLGGFLILLMFAGLAATAVVDRVRARMGAKRSREERDRRTGALAREANTLLVGTDEAVREAVTELGFAEAELRPDDLGPFVQAIDEARRELHAAFAVRQRLDDHIPESPDEREAMLTEIIDRTKRIDAVLGEAHAKLDAIRDLERRAPEVLAALPERIDQVERRRRAAEPLLAQVEDAAPISAEAVQGNLVEVGKALEGIRALVEEGRAAGEAGDRRRAADAAHDAEAGLAASEGLVEAVERLAAALADAERDFELDLRTATALTDEARTAADRSAAGVSPAVAEAQALLDQARTEQRRDAVLAHQLVRKAHSKASAVLADVREAEERYAREREAAAAAIRVADDAYRRAESYIAGRRRGVGREARTRLQEAERHLEHARELAPSDPTQATEEASRAERLADDAYRRAQADFDDYDRYRGGFGRGPFGGGMGGGRGGVVVIGGFPVPMGGGGFGGGRVGGGRF